Proteins from a genomic interval of Candidatus Zixiibacteriota bacterium:
- a CDS encoding EVE domain-containing protein, which produces MIKTGSSVLQQNWLIVGSKGNWDVAFESNNLWGLKDFRELRALWNMMRIGDGLLFYVSKPVHGIVGLGTVVSKFKQTNPLWPEEIKRKEVIWPLRFEFDVEYCLPPVLWKSKCYSTHDLQMISRMVFQCYPIEEVNAARVSLGMKPLISPVLKEEGEFFQATEPFVANHDELKTQLVEIGRLQGYVADVEYPMESTFLDIVWRRVERSVPTFVFEVQVGGDIYHALAKLKHAHDLWNSHIFLVAGIRDKAKFEELITGTFHEIQNQIRFIDSSLIKTLLNKKRDYKEMEKGLGIFR; this is translated from the coding sequence GTGATTAAAACAGGGAGCAGTGTCTTGCAGCAGAATTGGCTAATAGTAGGATCAAAGGGCAATTGGGATGTTGCCTTTGAATCGAACAATTTATGGGGGCTTAAGGATTTCAGAGAACTTCGTGCTTTATGGAATATGATGCGTATAGGCGATGGTCTTCTTTTCTACGTTTCGAAACCAGTGCATGGAATAGTGGGACTTGGCACTGTCGTCTCGAAGTTCAAACAGACTAATCCCCTATGGCCCGAGGAGATAAAAAGAAAAGAAGTAATTTGGCCATTACGTTTTGAATTTGATGTAGAATACTGTCTCCCACCGGTACTATGGAAAAGTAAGTGTTATTCTACGCACGATCTTCAAATGATAAGTAGAATGGTTTTTCAGTGTTATCCAATCGAGGAAGTCAACGCGGCGCGAGTTTCATTGGGAATGAAGCCACTTATAAGTCCCGTTCTTAAGGAGGAAGGCGAATTCTTTCAGGCCACTGAGCCATTTGTAGCAAATCACGACGAATTAAAAACGCAGCTGGTTGAAATTGGACGCTTACAGGGATATGTTGCGGATGTGGAATATCCGATGGAAAGTACATTCCTGGACATTGTATGGCGAAGAGTTGAAAGATCTGTGCCAACGTTTGTTTTTGAAGTCCAGGTGGGTGGCGACATCTATCATGCGCTTGCCAAATTGAAACATGCTCATGATCTCTGGAATAGTCATATCTTCTTAGTGGCTGGTATCAGAGACAAAGCTAAATTTGAGGAATTGATTACTGGCACTTTTCATGAAATCCAGAATCAAATCAGATTTATCGACAGTTCACTGATCAAGACATTGCTTAATAAAAAGAGAGATTACAAGGAAATGGAAAAGGGGCTTGGGATATTTAGATAA
- the pruA gene encoding L-glutamate gamma-semialdehyde dehydrogenase: MGNFRVPIPTNEPVWSYAPGSPEKELLVKAIAELKKTKIDIPMVIGGKEIRVGNPIKITSPHNHALELGQYYQGGKNEIQMAVDAAMKAKKEWAEYPWEERAAIFLKAADLIAGPYRYQMNAAAMLAHSKNVYQAEIDAVCELVDFFRYNVYYAQVIYDVQPDNARGIWDRMDYRPLEGFIFAVTPFNFISIGGNLPTAPAIMGNTVLWKPASSVVYTAHLIMNILKQAGLPDGVINLVTARGADIGDIVLKNEHLAGIHFTGSTPVFQGMWRIVGENIAKYKTYPRIVGETGGKDFIFAHNSADIDELATAITRGAFEYQGQKCSAASRAYIPKSLWPRLKERLLSDLEQVKMGDVEDFSNFVNAIIDKGAYDTIVEYIDYAKKSNEAEIIWGGKYDGTKGYFIEPTVVITTNPHFRLMEEEIFGPVMTMFIYDDIDFAKTLEICDQTSPYALTGAVFAKDRNAVIQVSRALRNAAGNFYINDKPTGAVVGQQPFGGSRASGTNDKAGSLLNIIRWTSPRAIKENFIPPKNFKYPFMG; the protein is encoded by the coding sequence ATGGGAAATTTTAGAGTCCCCATCCCCACCAATGAACCGGTCTGGTCCTATGCCCCCGGCTCCCCTGAAAAAGAGCTGCTGGTAAAGGCTATTGCCGAACTCAAAAAAACGAAGATAGATATCCCGATGGTTATCGGAGGGAAAGAAATCAGGGTTGGAAATCCGATCAAGATTACTTCACCTCATAACCATGCCCTCGAATTGGGGCAGTACTATCAGGGCGGGAAAAACGAGATTCAGATGGCGGTCGATGCCGCCATGAAAGCGAAAAAAGAATGGGCCGAATATCCCTGGGAAGAGCGCGCCGCGATATTCCTCAAAGCGGCCGATCTCATTGCCGGGCCGTATCGGTACCAAATGAATGCTGCCGCCATGCTGGCGCACAGCAAGAACGTCTATCAGGCCGAAATCGATGCCGTTTGCGAACTGGTCGATTTTTTCCGCTATAACGTGTACTATGCGCAGGTCATTTATGATGTTCAGCCGGATAATGCCCGAGGCATCTGGGATAGGATGGATTACCGCCCGCTGGAGGGATTCATCTTTGCCGTGACCCCGTTCAATTTCATCTCGATCGGTGGCAACCTTCCGACCGCGCCGGCGATCATGGGGAACACCGTCCTCTGGAAACCTGCTTCATCGGTGGTTTATACCGCTCATTTAATCATGAATATTCTTAAACAGGCCGGGTTGCCCGATGGCGTCATCAATCTGGTCACCGCCCGCGGCGCCGATATCGGGGATATCGTCCTCAAGAACGAACATCTGGCCGGAATTCATTTTACCGGAAGCACCCCCGTGTTTCAGGGGATGTGGCGGATAGTCGGCGAGAATATTGCCAAGTACAAGACCTATCCGCGAATAGTCGGCGAGACCGGCGGGAAAGATTTCATTTTCGCCCACAATTCCGCCGATATCGATGAACTGGCCACCGCTATTACCCGAGGGGCCTTCGAATATCAGGGGCAGAAATGCTCGGCCGCGTCGCGTGCCTATATTCCCAAATCCCTCTGGCCGAGACTGAAAGAAAGACTCCTCAGCGATCTGGAGCAGGTCAAAATGGGTGATGTCGAGGATTTCAGCAACTTTGTCAACGCCATTATCGATAAGGGCGCCTATGATACCATTGTCGAGTATATCGACTATGCCAAGAAATCAAATGAGGCCGAGATTATTTGGGGCGGCAAATACGACGGCACAAAAGGCTACTTTATCGAGCCGACCGTAGTAATCACCACCAACCCGCATTTCCGCCTGATGGAGGAGGAAATTTTCGGCCCGGTGATGACGATGTTTATATATGACGACATCGATTTTGCCAAAACACTTGAGATCTGCGACCAGACCTCGCCCTATGCTCTTACCGGGGCGGTTTTTGCCAAAGACAGGAATGCCGTCATTCAGGTCTCGAGAGCGCTTCGTAACGCCGCGGGGAATTTCTACATCAACGACAAGCCGACCGGCGCGGTGGTGGGGCAGCAGCCATTCGGCGGCAGCCGCGCCTCGGGCACCAATGATAAAGCCGGGTCGCTTCTGAATATTATCCGCTGGACTTCGCCACGGGCGATTAAAGAGAACTTCATCCCCCCGAAGAATTTCAAATACCCGTTCATGGGCTGA
- a CDS encoding ferritin family protein, with product MDIFEFAMKMEKDGQAYYEKMAAQAGNAALKGVLLDLAADEVKHYNLFKSFKEGDFSVASKMKSSGTKVMTNAKNVFQKLAAQKGELSFPEDILAAWRKAQEIEKKSEDFYREKAADPKNAKIKDTIILIANEEHKHWGLIENVLQFLDRPKQWLENAEWNHLDQY from the coding sequence ATGGACATTTTTGAATTTGCAATGAAGATGGAAAAGGATGGGCAGGCCTATTATGAGAAAATGGCCGCGCAGGCAGGAAACGCCGCCCTGAAAGGCGTTCTTCTGGACCTCGCCGCCGATGAGGTAAAGCATTATAATTTGTTTAAGAGCTTTAAAGAGGGGGATTTCTCAGTTGCTTCCAAAATGAAATCCTCCGGCACCAAAGTCATGACCAACGCCAAGAATGTTTTTCAGAAATTGGCCGCCCAAAAAGGCGAATTGAGTTTTCCTGAGGATATCCTGGCCGCCTGGCGCAAAGCACAGGAGATTGAGAAGAAATCGGAAGATTTCTATCGCGAGAAAGCGGCCGACCCCAAAAATGCGAAAATCAAAGACACCATCATTCTGATTGCCAATGAGGAGCACAAGCACTGGGGATTGATCGAAAACGTTCTGCAATTTCTTGATCGCCCCAAACAGTGGCTTGAGAATGCCGAATGGAATCATCTGGATCAATATTAA